A region from the Lolium perenne isolate Kyuss_39 chromosome 4, Kyuss_2.0, whole genome shotgun sequence genome encodes:
- the LOC127292071 gene encoding argininosuccinate lyase, chloroplastic-like — MKVCYPLMQPCLAVPWGQKKPQHVHFSTSRRSNVGAPMSQLTDKSRVSSDDNIKPWFKLLGMTLSDLDDGFPETLWDAVGADSPETLKKKDRQNRHLIWSKDTDVDPRFAESIVFDKTLYKYAILGCRASADTIVKKGMISASQRDEIVLSLARIEDDIELGMFQWVDGADVHTNIVQALADKLGDLPKDLAVDSIYDSCVMILDMWCKNHIEHIMTKIKRLQVALVLLALRNDGLVLPGNREDRTLIGSLVLPILKALDKDVSGLRHTFGRLYLCDAFILHRNSDICSYPEIDTTTKRYTIAYYARTISYDIPNDIAQFLEKFVPLKDLLSFKPHKDATHGTILEKLLPDGPKRGRGHSALSKCLNIAYRRDHGLLQDCEIEDAKSYIFSSVEAVLQMLSVSIKFAEKMSFDLVKMQTRLPSGYGDVVEFAHVLTSKGIALETAYVLVHICLEKRLQPSELTLDELQRIGFPCEHVHDLLQDKGSVFRDFSCRDMSKEMIKWCCKLRISPETISS; from the exons ATGAAGGTCTGCTATCCATTGATGCAGCCTTGCCTCGCTGTTCCTTGGGGACAGAAGAAGCCACAACATGTGCATTTTAGCACCAGCCGTCGGAGCAATGTCGGTGCACCCATGTCTCAGCTGACAGACAAGTCGAGAGTTTCATCAGATGATAATATTAAACCATGGTTCAAGCTGCTTGGGATGACATTATCTGATCTCGACGATGGCTTTCCTGAAACCTTGTGGGATGCTGTTGGTGCTGACTCCCCAGAGACTCTTAAGAAGAAG GACCGACAGAACCGGCATCTTATCTGGAGCAAGGACACGGACGTTGATCCTAGGTTTGCGGAGTCTATCGTGTTTGACAAAACACTCTACAAGTACGCAATTTTAGGTTGCAGGGCCAGTGCGGACACAATTGTGAAAAAG GGTATGATATCTGCCTCTCAGAGAGATGAAATCGTCCTTTCTCTTGCAAGGATAGAAGATGACATTGAGCTAGGAATGTTTCAGTGGGTAGATGGTGCGGATGTACATACAAATATTGTGCAAGCACTTGCTGATAAGCTTGGAGACCTACCGAAGGACCTTGCCGTAGATAGTATATATGACAGTTGCGTCATGATCCTCGATATGTGGTGCAAGAACCACATTGAGCATATTATGACAAAGATCAAACGGCTTCAG GTCGCTCTGGTTCTATTAGCACTCAGAAATGACGGTTTGGTCCTTCCTGGTAATAGAGAGGACCGCACATTGATTGGGAGTCTTGTATTGCCTATTCTTAAAGCG CTGGACAAGGATGTATCAGGTCTTCGCCACACTTTTGGACGCCTTTACTTATGTGATGCCTTCATTTTACATAGGAACTCTGATATTTGCAG CTACCCAGAGATTGATACAACAACTAAGCGTTATACCATCGCCTATTATGCAAGAACAATAAGTTACGACATTCCTAACGATATAGCACAATTTCTTGAGAAGTTTGTTCCGTTGAAGGATCTGCTTTCTTTCAAACCACACAAAGATGCAACACACGGCACAATCCTAGAAAAGCTCCTTCCAGATGGACCGAAAAGGGGTCGTGGACATTCTGCTTTGTCAAAATGTCTGAACATTGCATACAGAAGAGATCACGGATTGCTGCAAGATTGTGAAATCGAG GATGCCAAGTCCTATATTTTTTCTAGTGTTGAAGCTGTGCTACAAATGCTCAGTGTATCCATCAAATTTGCAGAGAAGATGTCCTTTGATCTTGTAAAGATGCAAACCCGTCTACCGAGTGGCTATGGTGATGTTGTAGAATTTGCACATGTCCTGACTAGTAAG GGAATTGCTTTGGAGACCGCATACGTGTTGGTTCACATATGCCTGGAGAAAAGGCTCCAGCCTTCGGAGCTCACTTTGGACGAACTACAGCGGATAGGTTTCCCATGTGAGCATGTTCATGATCTACTGCAGGACAAGGGTAGTGTCTTTCGTGATTTTAGCTGTCGGGATATGTCCAAGGAAATGATTAAGTGGTGCTGCAAGCTTCGGATCAGTCCGGAAACAATTTCTTCTTGA